The following are encoded in a window of Ignavibacteriales bacterium genomic DNA:
- a CDS encoding T9SS type A sorting domain-containing protein yields MSQNYPNPFNPTTTIQYTIIKSGVTSLKVYNILGQHVMTVVNNVFQAANTYTQRIDMSNFTSGIYFCVLEQGGNRSAQKMMLLK; encoded by the coding sequence TTGTCACAAAACTATCCAAATCCTTTCAACCCGACCACAACTATTCAGTACACTATAATAAAATCAGGTGTTACGAGCTTGAAAGTGTACAATATTCTTGGTCAACATGTCATGACAGTTGTGAATAATGTATTCCAAGCTGCGAATACTTATACTCAACGTATTGATATGTCTAACTTTACAAGCGGCATTTATTTCTGTGTCCTTGAACAAGGAGGCAACCGCTCGGCTCAGAAGATGATGTTGTTGAAGTAA
- a CDS encoding TonB-dependent receptor, producing MKPTRNSIVLCMFFLFQLFATPLFAEDSGKITGKVIDVTAREAMVAANILIEGTSLGCSTDLDGNFLIQAIPPGTYKVKASYIGYTPVVKSEVQVISGQTTTINFELVAVGVTTDAVVVTAQAQGQNQAINQQLAADRIMNVVSSARIQELPDANAAESIARLPGVSIERDGGEGNKVVIRGLQPKYNNITIDGVRMASSNNNDRSADLSMISPNMLEGIEVSKTVTADQDADVLGGSVNFKMREAKGEKEGLGVEFLGQGGYSNLSDAYNKYRNYKFVGDVEGRFFNQKLGVFLQADVERRNLTSNELTGTYTNQGKSQVSYLIQSVNINYIPRDRQRVNGTLVMDYKLPEGKIIFSNFLSSGITETNNYQEMFIVNSSSTNQNQHAYQFNYSKSTLNSITNALNIEQQLYVFHTNLKVSNSYSETKDPGDWYVNFYQSKAWGSSNPYIADTNLNPYSIATTVSTKQDSAFLNYMAATNSNSMERQQTVALDLDFPLNISNSITSTIKFGGKYKYQTRSYGQEQYGTNANFNSSSASGAVKAILRNFPEIGITNPSALTYTNIPMTTFIDQNLNFGTFLNGDYTMSNPLSQSRLSQLLQLAHDSVGNTSTWAEAYARNNFQSLSYNYNGNEVFTAFYLMATINLGTQITLIPGVRYQDIKYTYTGIQGIETPVFYQIYQGYDTTYSSDHPYWLPDVNIRFKPFSWFDIRLAYSNTVSYPDYNALIPRIDVASGYISFNNFYLVPARSTNYDVYLSVSDNTIGLFTVGSFLKKIDNFIYAKTFNVTGAPAIAYYPLRFSNRNPGNSTYTISTYVNNPNMATVFGLEFDWQTHFWYLPNPLKGLVFNINYTHVYSKLEYPYVIPERRVTVGRVTTIVPAIDTSYIDRLIGQPNDIVNLSIGYDYKGFSIRVSMLYQADIFQVSNSWAQLRATTAAYKRWDLSAKQELPWFGLQLYCNVNNINGARDFSVLQMYSDIPTSAQSYDMTAEVGLRWQL from the coding sequence ATGAAACCAACAAGAAACTCTATTGTGTTATGTATGTTCTTCTTATTTCAATTATTTGCAACACCTTTATTTGCAGAAGATTCCGGAAAGATTACGGGCAAAGTTATTGATGTGACCGCGCGAGAAGCGATGGTCGCGGCGAATATTCTAATAGAGGGAACCTCGCTTGGCTGTTCCACGGATTTAGACGGCAATTTCTTGATTCAAGCTATTCCGCCCGGAACTTACAAGGTTAAAGCATCCTATATCGGGTACACACCAGTTGTGAAAAGCGAGGTTCAAGTAATTAGCGGACAGACGACAACTATCAACTTTGAATTAGTTGCTGTAGGTGTCACGACTGATGCTGTTGTTGTAACTGCACAAGCACAGGGCCAAAACCAGGCAATTAATCAACAGTTAGCCGCAGATCGAATTATGAATGTGGTTTCTTCGGCACGGATACAAGAATTACCAGACGCAAACGCCGCCGAATCGATAGCAAGGCTTCCGGGTGTTTCTATTGAGAGAGATGGTGGTGAAGGAAACAAAGTGGTGATCCGCGGTCTACAACCAAAATATAATAATATTACAATTGATGGTGTCCGTATGGCTTCATCGAATAATAATGATCGAAGTGCAGATCTAAGCATGATTTCACCAAATATGCTTGAAGGAATAGAAGTATCAAAGACAGTCACCGCAGATCAGGATGCTGATGTGTTGGGTGGAAGTGTAAACTTTAAAATGAGAGAGGCCAAGGGAGAAAAAGAAGGATTGGGAGTTGAATTTCTTGGACAAGGGGGATACTCCAATCTATCAGACGCTTATAACAAGTATCGTAATTATAAATTTGTTGGTGATGTGGAAGGCCGTTTCTTTAATCAAAAGTTGGGTGTTTTTCTACAAGCTGATGTAGAGAGGCGAAATCTTACCTCTAACGAGTTGACTGGAACCTATACTAATCAAGGTAAATCGCAGGTTAGTTACTTAATACAATCTGTGAATATTAATTATATCCCTAGGGATCGGCAACGAGTGAATGGGACGCTTGTTATGGATTATAAATTACCTGAAGGGAAAATAATTTTTTCTAATTTTTTAAGTTCTGGTATTACGGAAACAAACAATTATCAAGAAATGTTTATTGTGAATAGTAGCAGTACAAACCAAAACCAACACGCGTATCAGTTTAATTATTCAAAGAGTACATTAAATTCAATTACGAATGCTCTTAATATTGAACAACAGCTGTATGTTTTTCATACAAACTTAAAAGTTTCAAATTCTTATTCTGAGACAAAAGATCCAGGAGATTGGTATGTTAATTTTTATCAGAGCAAGGCGTGGGGATCAAGTAACCCATATATTGCTGACACAAATTTGAATCCATATTCGATTGCTACGACAGTCAGCACTAAACAGGACTCTGCATTTTTAAATTATATGGCCGCTACAAATAGTAATTCTATGGAACGACAACAAACGGTAGCTCTGGATTTAGATTTTCCATTGAACATCTCTAACTCAATAACTTCTACTATAAAATTTGGAGGAAAATATAAATACCAAACAAGATCGTATGGTCAGGAACAATATGGGACAAATGCCAATTTCAATTCCTCTAGTGCATCAGGGGCTGTTAAAGCGATACTTAGGAATTTTCCAGAAATTGGTATCACAAATCCAAGCGCATTAACATACACAAATATACCAATGACTACTTTTATTGACCAGAATTTAAATTTTGGTACATTTCTTAATGGCGATTATACAATGTCCAATCCACTTAGTCAGAGTAGATTGTCGCAATTATTACAACTTGCTCATGATAGTGTGGGCAATACAAGCACCTGGGCTGAAGCGTATGCTCGTAATAATTTTCAATCATTATCGTATAATTATAACGGGAATGAAGTCTTCACTGCGTTTTATTTAATGGCAACCATTAATTTAGGGACACAAATTACCCTTATTCCAGGTGTTCGATATCAGGATATAAAATATACCTATACAGGAATTCAAGGTATCGAGACTCCAGTATTTTATCAAATTTATCAGGGGTATGATACAACGTATTCATCGGATCATCCATACTGGCTACCTGATGTAAATATTCGATTCAAACCTTTCTCATGGTTCGATATAAGACTCGCGTACTCTAATACTGTTTCCTATCCAGATTATAATGCTCTCATACCAAGAATTGATGTTGCTTCGGGATATATTTCGTTTAATAATTTTTATTTAGTTCCAGCACGTTCAACAAATTATGATGTGTATTTATCTGTTTCAGATAACACTATCGGATTATTTACCGTCGGTTCATTTTTAAAGAAAATCGATAATTTTATATATGCTAAAACTTTTAATGTGACAGGAGCACCAGCCATAGCATATTATCCTTTAAGGTTTTCTAATCGGAATCCTGGAAATAGTACCTATACGATATCTACCTATGTAAATAATCCTAATATGGCGACTGTTTTTGGATTAGAATTTGATTGGCAAACTCACTTCTGGTATTTACCGAATCCATTAAAGGGTTTAGTCTTTAATATTAATTACACGCACGTATACTCGAAACTGGAATATCCGTATGTAATTCCTGAACGAAGAGTGACGGTAGGTCGCGTCACAACTATAGTTCCAGCAATAGATACAAGCTACATTGATCGGTTAATAGGTCAGCCTAATGATATCGTAAATCTTTCAATTGGATATGATTATAAAGGTTTTTCAATTCGTGTCTCAATGCTCTATCAGGCTGATATCTTCCAAGTATCTAACTCGTGGGCTCAGTTACGTGCTACGACAGCAGCATATAAACGATGGGATCTATCAGCTAAACAGGAATTACCATGGTTTGGGCTTCAACTCTATTGTAATGTGAATAATATTAATGGTGCAAGAGATTTTTCTGTACTGCAAATGTATTCCGATATTCCGACATCAGCCCAAAGTTATGATATGACCGCTGAAGTAGGACTTCGTTGGCAGCTATAA
- a CDS encoding ROK family protein, which yields MNEPFFTIGVDIGGTNTAIGAIDRKGNCLHKTSIPMRDQRNAEVFIKTLSVTIKNLCMQLPNNCILSGIGVAAPAARHLEGTIRNSANLQWGTVNIVNMLKKHYDLPITIINDSNAAALGEMIYGIAKGMRNFIVLTLGTGLGAGIVVEGELLHGKNSMAGELGHIIIEPHGRQCGCGRRGCVETYVSAPGLCRTAFELLSTRTDNSKLRSINYENMTSLQIYELAQMNDPIAKEAFIATGDYLGRLLANTVAAFDPEMVILSGGLANAKELLLEPTRKSFERNAPEWHRDSVEIASSMLHNAAILGASYLVTNTVQKQDADSLPTYKISHKTDVTV from the coding sequence ATGAATGAACCTTTTTTTACAATCGGAGTTGATATAGGTGGAACCAATACTGCCATTGGGGCAATAGATCGCAAAGGTAATTGTTTGCATAAAACAAGTATTCCGATGAGAGATCAAAGGAATGCTGAAGTATTCATTAAAACATTATCTGTGACTATAAAAAACCTCTGTATGCAGCTGCCAAATAACTGCATCCTCAGTGGAATTGGTGTTGCGGCTCCAGCGGCAAGGCATCTTGAAGGAACAATACGAAATTCGGCAAACCTTCAGTGGGGTACGGTCAATATTGTGAATATGTTAAAAAAGCATTATGATTTGCCTATTACTATTATTAATGACAGCAACGCTGCTGCCTTAGGTGAAATGATTTATGGAATAGCAAAAGGAATGAGAAATTTCATTGTTCTTACATTAGGTACTGGTTTGGGTGCAGGCATAGTTGTAGAGGGTGAATTACTTCATGGAAAAAATAGTATGGCAGGCGAATTAGGTCATATCATTATTGAGCCTCATGGAAGACAGTGTGGATGCGGACGGCGAGGTTGTGTCGAGACGTATGTTTCTGCTCCAGGTTTATGTCGAACGGCTTTTGAATTACTATCAACTCGAACCGATAATTCTAAGTTACGCTCGATCAATTATGAGAATATGACCTCATTACAAATTTATGAACTTGCACAAATGAACGATCCTATTGCCAAAGAAGCGTTTATTGCGACAGGAGATTACTTAGGACGTTTACTGGCAAATACTGTAGCGGCATTCGATCCAGAAATGGTAATCTTGTCAGGTGGTTTGGCCAACGCAAAGGAATTGCTTCTTGAACCGACGCGGAAATCTTTTGAACGGAATGCACCGGAATGGCATAGGGACTCCGTAGAAATAGCAAGTTCCATGTTGCATAATGCTGCAATTCTAGGAGCAAGTTATCTTGTGACCAATACAGTTCAGAAACAAGATGCAGATTCTCTTCCTACTTACAAAATATCTCACAAGACAGATGTGACAGTGTAA
- a CDS encoding ROK family transcriptional regulator, whose amino-acid sequence MSHLKRTKHRQLVSVNSKVGRDINRSIVLNSIRERQPISRTTISILTGLNKSTVSDIVADLIKENLIEEDLDRNQKVGRNPINLRVKKGLHFIGAIYFASTKTELAVIDIDGTIKIKCEIETEMNQPKRFIARCLEQLNKLREKSGCSQFKGIGVSVAGIVDSMQSKVIYAPNLGWENLDLGDLIHDLEPDVELITLENDAKASALAELLLGHHESTPASIVFLSVGYGIGSGIVLDNHILTGHSHAAGEFGHMTIVEGGELCSCGNQGCWEVYASDRATLRRYGKLKGIHPDKQQNILMSDIIDAAKRDESFAKEALSITSQYMGLGIANIIRSFDPEVIIIGGLVTQVWDMVYPGIMEIVSKRGFFGTQRNTEILPTSMVGSPPLLGAAALSIRKIFADYRIAL is encoded by the coding sequence ATGTCCCATCTGAAAAGAACTAAACATAGACAACTCGTAAGTGTAAATTCAAAAGTTGGACGCGATATCAATCGCTCAATAGTTTTGAATTCTATTCGTGAGCGCCAACCAATCTCACGCACAACTATTTCCATATTAACAGGTTTGAATAAAAGTACTGTCTCTGATATAGTTGCAGATTTAATTAAAGAGAATCTTATCGAGGAAGATTTGGATCGTAATCAAAAAGTTGGCCGTAATCCCATAAATCTAAGAGTGAAGAAAGGATTGCATTTTATCGGTGCAATTTATTTTGCTTCTACAAAAACAGAATTAGCGGTGATTGATATTGATGGAACAATAAAAATTAAATGCGAGATAGAAACAGAAATGAATCAACCAAAACGATTCATCGCTCGATGCCTTGAACAACTAAATAAGCTAAGAGAGAAATCTGGTTGTTCGCAGTTCAAAGGCATCGGTGTGTCTGTTGCCGGCATCGTCGATTCAATGCAATCGAAAGTTATTTACGCACCCAACCTGGGTTGGGAAAACCTGGACCTCGGAGATCTTATCCATGATTTGGAACCAGATGTCGAATTGATCACATTAGAAAATGATGCAAAAGCTTCTGCATTAGCAGAACTTTTGTTAGGACATCATGAATCGACGCCCGCGAGTATTGTTTTTCTTTCAGTCGGTTATGGTATTGGTAGCGGTATCGTTCTCGATAATCATATTCTCACCGGCCATTCACATGCTGCGGGAGAGTTTGGACATATGACGATTGTTGAAGGTGGAGAACTTTGTTCTTGTGGTAATCAAGGATGCTGGGAGGTCTATGCTTCGGATCGGGCTACTCTTCGGCGCTACGGAAAGCTGAAGGGAATTCATCCTGATAAACAACAAAACATTCTGATGTCTGATATTATTGATGCAGCAAAACGTGATGAGTCGTTTGCAAAGGAGGCGCTTTCTATAACATCTCAATATATGGGGTTAGGTATTGCAAATATTATTCGTTCATTTGACCCGGAAGTTATTATCATTGGCGGGTTAGTGACACAGGTATGGGATATGGTTTATCCGGGGATTATGGAGATTGTCAGTAAGAGAGGGTTCTTTGGAACTCAGCGAAACACTGAGATTCTTCCAACATCGATGGTTGGCAGCCCGCCATTACTGGGAGCGGCAGCCCTATCCATTCGAAAAATATTCGCTGATTATAGAATTGCGCTTTAA
- a CDS encoding PorV/PorQ family protein has protein sequence MKNYSLLIIGLLFIYNSTFYAQGVTKVGTAAGKFLSIDVGPQATAMGSAFVSVASDVSAMYWNSAGISRIDNFETFFSSTKWIADLSFNYAGAVLPLGTFGTLGINATFLTMDPIERTTADNPDGTGELVDAGSYAFGLSYARNLTDQFSIGFNGKFINERIYHSNATGFAIDVGALFITHFNGLKLGMNISNYGTKLQMEGQDFQVQHDSYPGISGNNGNINGTLSTDPYDLPLLFRIGVSMDVLKGLFGSNLIVSIDALHPSDDVESINIGGEYVFENMLSLRMGYKGLFSKDSEQGMNYGGGIRLNVAGKTNLLFDYSYISFGVLNNVHMFSVGLGL, from the coding sequence ATGAAAAATTATAGTTTACTTATTATAGGATTATTATTTATATATAATTCTACCTTCTACGCTCAAGGAGTAACAAAAGTAGGCACAGCGGCTGGAAAATTTTTATCAATCGATGTCGGGCCTCAAGCTACCGCTATGGGAAGCGCCTTCGTCTCTGTTGCTAGTGATGTATCGGCAATGTATTGGAATTCGGCAGGAATATCCCGTATAGATAATTTTGAAACATTTTTTTCAAGTACAAAATGGATTGCCGATCTATCGTTCAATTATGCCGGTGCGGTTCTTCCGCTTGGCACTTTTGGAACACTTGGCATAAATGCGACATTTCTTACAATGGACCCGATCGAAAGGACCACAGCTGATAATCCTGATGGGACCGGAGAATTAGTGGATGCCGGGAGTTATGCTTTTGGCTTATCATATGCACGTAATCTCACAGATCAATTTTCAATCGGATTTAATGGGAAATTTATAAACGAGAGAATATATCATAGCAACGCAACCGGATTTGCAATCGACGTCGGGGCTCTTTTTATAACTCATTTTAACGGTTTGAAACTTGGTATGAACATATCAAATTACGGAACAAAATTGCAAATGGAAGGCCAGGATTTTCAAGTGCAGCATGATTCATATCCCGGTATTAGCGGCAATAACGGAAATATTAATGGTACGTTATCAACCGATCCTTATGATTTGCCATTACTGTTCCGTATCGGAGTGTCTATGGATGTTCTTAAGGGATTATTTGGAAGTAACTTGATTGTATCGATAGATGCTCTTCATCCAAGCGACGATGTCGAATCTATCAACATCGGCGGTGAGTATGTTTTTGAAAACATGTTAAGTCTCCGAATGGGATATAAAGGATTATTCTCCAAGGACTCGGAACAAGGAATGAACTATGGTGGTGGTATCCGTTTGAATGTTGCAGGAAAAACAAATCTACTTTTTGATTATTCTTATATTTCATTTGGAGTTCTGAATAATGTGCATATGTTTAGTGTGGGCTTAGGACTTTAG